From the Pseudomonas sp. VD-NE ins genome, the window GCCGGTGTCGGCGCCCGGCGGGTAGATTTCATTGAGGAAGGCGATGGCGCGGCTGGGGTGCGCGCGGCCGACCAGTTTCATGGTCACGGCGCCGTCGGAAATGTCGATCAGCTCGTTGGCCTTGTAGACGATCTGGGTCGGGACTTCCTGCAGGATTTCTTCGGAAAAGAACTCGACCATGGACATGGGAATGCCGCCAAGCACCTTCCTCAGCGAACTGATCGAAGGGCTGACGCTGTTCTTTTCGATCATCGAAATGGTGCTGTTGGTGACGCCCGCGCGTTTGGCGAGTTCACGCTGGGAAAGCCCTTTGAGCTTGCGGATCGATTGCAGTCGTTCACCGACGTCCAAGGCGGGAGCCTCCTGATGTTGTAAGAATATTGAGCGTTATCATGGCGACAGCGTTCAGTATTTACAACACTTGGCCCCCGCAGCGGCCTTAACCCTCGGAATAGAGCCTTGGCACCCGACGCAGGTTGCAGAAGATCTGGTATGGGATGGTGTCGGCCCACTGCGCCACTTCGCTGGCGAGAATGTTTTTGCCCCACAGCTCCACGGTTGAACCGAGGTCGGCTTCCGGCACATCCGTCAGATCGATGCACAGCATGTCCATCGACACCCGACCGAGAATGCGACTGCGTTTACCCGCCACCAACACTGGCGTGCCAGTCGGCGCCTGACGCGGGTAGCCGTCGGCGTAACCCATGGCGACCACACCGATGCGCATCGGTTTGTCGGTGACGAATTTGGCGCCGTAACCGATCGGTTCGCCGGCCGGCAGTTCGCGTACGCAGATGACTTTCGACTCCAGGGTCATCACCGGCTGCAGGCGATCAGCCACGGCGTTGGCCTCTTCAAACGGGGTCGCGCCATAGAGCATGATGCCCGGGCGAACCCAATCGCTGTGAATCTGCGGCCAGCCGAGCACGGCTGGCGAGTTGCGCAAGCTGACTTCCGCCGCCAAACCCTGACGCGCCGCTTCAAACACCGCGACTTGCTCGGTGCTGCTCTGCGCATGCAATTCATCGGCGCGAGCGAAGTGGCTCATCAACACGATCTTCGCCACTTTGCCGCTGGCCAGCAGACGCTGGTAAGCCGCCGGATAATCCTTTGGATGTAGACCGACGCGGTGCATACCGGAATCAAGCTTCAGCCACACGGTAATCGGCTTGCTCAGCGCTGCCTGCTCGATGGCTTCAAGCTGCCACAGCGAGTGCACCACGGTCCAGAAATCATGCTCGACGATCAGCGCCAGCTCATCGGCTTCGAAGATGCCTTCGAGCAACAACACCGGGGCCTTGATGCCGGCCGCGCGCAACTCCAGCGCTTCTTCGATGCAGGCGACGGCAAAACCGTCGGCCTCGGCTTCCAGTGCCAGGGCGCAACGCACCGCGCCATGGCCGTAGGCGTCCGCCTT encodes:
- a CDS encoding cupin domain-containing protein, with translation MDVGERLQSIRKLKGLSQRELAKRAGVTNSTISMIEKNSVSPSISSLRKVLGGIPMSMVEFFSEEILQEVPTQIVYKANELIDISDGAVTMKLVGRAHPSRAIAFLNEIYPPGADTGEEMLTHEGEETGILVEGRLELVVGLETFILEAGDSYYFESTKPHRFRNPFDAPARLISAATPANF
- the alr gene encoding alanine racemase codes for the protein MRPARALIDLEALRHNYRIAREVTGAKALAVIKADAYGHGAVRCALALEAEADGFAVACIEEALELRAAGIKAPVLLLEGIFEADELALIVEHDFWTVVHSLWQLEAIEQAALSKPITVWLKLDSGMHRVGLHPKDYPAAYQRLLASGKVAKIVLMSHFARADELHAQSSTEQVAVFEAARQGLAAEVSLRNSPAVLGWPQIHSDWVRPGIMLYGATPFEEANAVADRLQPVMTLESKVICVRELPAGEPIGYGAKFVTDKPMRIGVVAMGYADGYPRQAPTGTPVLVAGKRSRILGRVSMDMLCIDLTDVPEADLGSTVELWGKNILASEVAQWADTIPYQIFCNLRRVPRLYSEG